The following coding sequences lie in one Lelliottia jeotgali genomic window:
- a CDS encoding Protein-export membrane protein SecD yields MLVVVIIVGLLYALPNLYGEDPAVQITGARGVAASEQTLIQVQKTLQEEKITAKSVALEEGAILARFDTTDTQLRAREALMGVLGDKYVVALNLAPATPRWLASINAEPMKLGLDLRGGVHFLMEVDMDTALGKLQEQNIDSLRSDLREKSIPYTTVRKEDNYGLSITFRDATARDQAVDYLTARHRDLVISRQGSNQLRAVMTDQRLSEAREYAVQQNINILRNRVNQLGVAEPLVQRQGADRIVVELPGIQDTARAKEILGATATLEFRLVNTNVDQSAAASGRVPGDSEVKQTREGQPVVLYKRVILTGDHITDSTSNQDEYNQPQVNISLDSAGGNIMSNFTKDNIGKPMATLFVEYKDSGKKDANGRAILVKEEEVINIANIQSRLGNSFRITGINNPNEARQLSLLLRAGALIAPIQIVEERTIGPTLGMQNITQGLEACLAGLAVSIIFMLFFYKKFGLIATSALLANLVLIIGIMSLLPGATLTMPGIAGIVLTLAVAVDANVLINERIKEELSNGRSVQQAIDEGYKGAFSSIFDANVTTLIKVLILYAVGTGAIKGFAITTGIGVATSMFTAIVGTRAIVNLLYGGKRVKKLSI; encoded by the coding sequence GGCGCGCGCGGTGTCGCCGCCAGTGAGCAAACGCTGATCCAGGTCCAGAAAACGTTACAAGAAGAAAAAATTACCGCTAAGTCTGTGGCACTGGAAGAGGGCGCAATTCTTGCTCGCTTCGACACCACCGACACGCAGCTCCGCGCACGTGAAGCGCTGATGGGCGTGCTGGGTGACAAATATGTCGTGGCGTTAAACCTTGCTCCTGCAACCCCGCGTTGGTTAGCCTCCATCAATGCAGAGCCGATGAAACTCGGTCTTGATCTGCGTGGCGGCGTTCACTTCCTGATGGAAGTGGATATGGATACCGCGCTCGGCAAGCTGCAGGAACAGAACATTGATAGCCTGCGCAGCGATCTGCGTGAAAAAAGCATTCCTTACACCACCGTGCGTAAGGAAGATAACTACGGTCTGAGCATTACGTTCCGTGACGCCACGGCGCGCGATCAGGCAGTGGATTATCTGACTGCTCGTCACCGCGATCTGGTGATTTCTCGCCAGGGTAGCAATCAGCTGCGTGCGGTCATGACCGATCAACGTCTGAGCGAAGCGCGTGAATATGCGGTTCAGCAGAACATCAACATCCTGCGTAACCGTGTGAACCAACTGGGTGTTGCTGAGCCACTGGTGCAGCGTCAGGGTGCTGACCGTATCGTGGTTGAACTGCCGGGTATTCAGGATACCGCGCGTGCCAAAGAGATTTTGGGTGCGACGGCAACGCTGGAATTCCGTCTGGTGAACACCAATGTGGATCAATCCGCAGCGGCGTCCGGGCGTGTACCGGGTGATTCCGAAGTGAAACAGACCCGTGAAGGCCAGCCAGTTGTGCTGTACAAACGCGTGATTCTGACCGGTGACCATATCACCGACTCCACTTCCAACCAGGATGAATACAATCAGCCGCAGGTTAACATCTCGCTTGATAGCGCAGGTGGTAACATCATGTCCAACTTCACGAAGGATAACATCGGTAAACCGATGGCGACCCTGTTCGTGGAGTACAAAGACAGCGGTAAAAAAGATGCCAACGGTCGTGCGATTCTGGTGAAAGAGGAAGAGGTGATTAACATCGCCAACATCCAGTCTCGCCTGGGTAACAGCTTCCGTATTACCGGTATCAACAACCCGAACGAAGCGCGTCAGCTCTCTCTGCTGCTGCGTGCCGGTGCGCTGATTGCGCCAATTCAGATTGTTGAAGAACGCACCATTGGTCCTACTCTGGGTATGCAAAACATCACTCAGGGCCTGGAAGCGTGTCTGGCTGGTCTGGCGGTATCCATCATCTTCATGCTGTTCTTCTATAAGAAGTTTGGCCTGATTGCGACCTCCGCGCTGCTGGCAAACCTGGTGTTGATCATCGGGATTATGTCTCTGCTGCCAGGGGCGACGCTGACTATGCCGGGTATTGCGGGTATCGTTCTAACCCTTGCGGTGGCGGTCGACGCCAACGTATTGATAAACGAACGTATCAAAGAAGAACTGAGCAATGGTCGCTCCGTACAACAGGCGATTGATGAAGGCTATAAAGGCGCTTTCAGCTCCATCTTCGATGCGAACGTAACAACACTGATTAAGGTTCTGATCCTGTACGCAGTGGGTACCGGCGCGATCAAAGGCTTTGCTATCACTACCGGTATCGGTGTGGCAACGTCGATGTTTACCGCTATTGTCGGCACCCGTGCCATCGTGAACCTGCTGTATGGCGGCAAGCGCGTCAAAAAGCTGTCTATCTGA
- a CDS encoding Protein-export membrane protein SecF, which yields MRWDYWAFGISGFLLILSIVIIGVRGFNWGLDFTGGTVIEISLEKPIDMDHMRESLQKAGFEEPLLQNFGSSRDIMVRMPPVHDANGSQELGSKVVKVINDTTSQEATVKRIEFVGPSVGADLAQNGAMALLAALISILVYVGFRFEWRLAAGVVIALAHDVVITMGVLSLFHIEVDLTIVASLMSVIGYSLNDSIVVSDRIRENFRKIRRGTPYEIFNVSLTQTLHRTLITSGTTLMVILMLFLFGGPVLEGFSLTMLIGVSIGTASSIYVASALALKLGMKREHLLQQKVEKEGADQPSILP from the coding sequence ATGCGCTGGGACTACTGGGCCTTCGGCATTTCAGGTTTCCTCCTGATCCTGTCGATTGTCATTATCGGTGTCCGTGGGTTTAACTGGGGTCTGGATTTCACCGGTGGTACGGTGATTGAAATCTCTCTGGAAAAACCGATTGATATGGACCATATGCGCGAATCCCTGCAGAAAGCGGGCTTCGAAGAGCCGCTGCTGCAGAACTTCGGCAGCAGCCGCGACATCATGGTGCGTATGCCTCCGGTTCACGATGCCAATGGCAGCCAGGAGCTGGGCAGCAAAGTTGTTAAGGTCATTAACGACACCACCAGCCAGGAAGCGACGGTTAAGCGTATTGAATTCGTTGGCCCAAGCGTAGGTGCGGATCTGGCTCAAAACGGTGCGATGGCACTGCTGGCGGCGTTGATCTCAATCCTGGTATACGTTGGTTTCCGCTTCGAATGGCGTCTGGCGGCGGGTGTGGTTATCGCCCTGGCGCACGACGTGGTCATTACGATGGGCGTACTGTCGCTGTTCCACATTGAGGTTGACCTGACTATCGTGGCATCGTTGATGTCGGTTATCGGTTACTCACTGAACGACAGCATCGTGGTCTCTGACCGTATTCGTGAAAACTTCCGTAAGATCCGTCGCGGTACGCCGTACGAAATCTTTAACGTGTCGTTGACCCAAACGTTGCACCGTACGTTGATCACCTCCGGGACAACCTTAATGGTTATCCTGATGCTGTTCCTGTTTGGCGGCCCGGTTCTGGAAGGCTTCTCGCTGACCATGCTGATCGGTGTGTCCATCGGTACAGCGTCTTCTATCTACGTCGCGTCCGCGCTGGCGTTGAAACTGGGCATGAAGCGTGAGCATCTGCTGCAGCAGAAAGTTGAAAAGGAAGGGGCGGATCAGCCGTCCATCCTGCCGTAA
- a CDS encoding Nucleoside-specific channel-forming protein Tsx precursor: MKKTLLAAGAVLALSSSFAVNAAENSKPEYVSDWWHQSVNVVGSYHTRFGPQLRNDTYLEYEAFAKKDWFDFYGYMDAPVFFGGNTDAKGIWNHGSPLFMEIEPRFSIDKLTGADLSFGPFKEWYFANNYIYDMGRNASGRQSTWYMGLGTDIDTGLPMSLSMNVYAKYQWQNYLAENENEWDGYRFKVKYFVPITQLWGGNLSYIGFTNFDWGSELGDKSQYAENGIKQRTNDSIASSHILALNYDHWHYSVVARYWHNGGQWNDDADLAWMKENVRSTGWGGYLVVGYNF, translated from the coding sequence ATGAAAAAAACATTATTAGCGGCCGGTGCAGTTCTGGCACTTTCTTCCTCTTTCGCTGTTAACGCAGCTGAAAATTCAAAACCTGAATATGTTTCCGACTGGTGGCACCAGAGCGTTAACGTGGTGGGCAGCTATCACACCCGCTTCGGACCACAACTCCGCAACGATACCTACCTGGAATACGAAGCTTTCGCCAAAAAAGACTGGTTTGATTTCTATGGCTACATGGATGCACCGGTCTTCTTCGGCGGTAACACCGATGCGAAAGGTATCTGGAACCACGGTTCTCCGCTGTTCATGGAAATTGAACCGCGCTTCTCTATCGACAAGCTGACCGGCGCAGACCTGAGCTTCGGTCCGTTCAAAGAGTGGTATTTCGCGAACAACTACATCTACGACATGGGCCGCAACGCATCTGGTCGTCAGAGCACCTGGTACATGGGTCTGGGCACGGACATCGACACCGGTCTGCCAATGAGCCTGTCCATGAACGTGTATGCTAAATACCAGTGGCAGAACTACCTGGCCGAGAACGAAAACGAGTGGGATGGCTACCGTTTCAAAGTTAAATACTTCGTCCCGATCACCCAGCTGTGGGGCGGTAACCTGAGCTATATCGGCTTTACGAACTTCGACTGGGGTTCAGAGTTGGGCGATAAGAGCCAGTATGCTGAGAATGGTATTAAACAACGTACCAATGATTCCATTGCCTCCAGCCACATTCTGGCACTGAACTACGATCACTGGCATTACTCTGTGGTTGCCCGTTACTGGCATAACGGTGGTCAGTGGAACGACGATGCCGACCTGGCATGGATGAAAGAGAACGTCCGTTCAACCGGTTGGGGTGGTTACCTGGTTGTAGGTTACAACTTCTAA
- a CDS encoding Ribonucleotide reductase transcriptional regulator NrdR yields the protein MHCPFCSAVDTKVIDSRLVGEGSSVRRRRQCLVCNERFTTFEVAELVMPRVVKSNDVREPFNEEKLRRGMLKALEKRPVSADDVEMALNHIKSHLRGTGEREVPSKMIGNLVMEQLKKLDKVAYIRFASVYRSFEDIKEFGEEIARLQD from the coding sequence ATGCATTGCCCATTCTGTTCCGCTGTGGATACCAAAGTAATCGACTCTCGTCTTGTAGGTGAAGGCTCCTCGGTCCGCCGTCGTCGGCAGTGTCTGGTGTGCAACGAACGTTTCACCACCTTCGAAGTGGCTGAGCTGGTCATGCCGCGTGTGGTGAAAAGCAACGATGTACGCGAGCCGTTCAACGAAGAGAAACTGCGCAGAGGGATGCTAAAAGCACTGGAAAAACGGCCAGTCAGCGCAGATGACGTCGAAATGGCGCTGAACCACATCAAATCGCATCTGCGCGGCACTGGCGAACGTGAAGTGCCGAGCAAGATGATCGGCAACCTGGTGATGGAGCAGCTTAAAAAGCTCGATAAAGTGGCCTACATCCGCTTCGCGTCTGTCTATCGCAGCTTCGAAGACATCAAAGAATTCGGCGAAGAGATCGCCCGCCTACAGGATTAA
- a CDS encoding Diaminohydroxyphosphoribosylaminopyrimidine deaminase: MARAMKLAQRGRFTTHPNPNVGCVIVKDGEIVGEGFHYRAGEPHAEVHALRMAGEKARGATAYVTLEPCSHHGRTPPCCEALIAAGIARVVTSMQDPNPQVAGRGLYRLQQEGIDVSHGLMMNDAEALNKGFLKRMRTGFPYIQLKLGASVDGRTAMASGESQWVTSPQSRRDVQRLRAQSHAILTSSETVLADDPAMTVRWEELNADTQALYPQENLRQPLRIVLDRQNRVTPAHRIVQQPGETWIARTQEDSREWPDAVRHFMVPEHNGHIDLVVMMMLLGKQQVNSIWVEAGPTLAGALLQAGLVDELIVYVAPKLLGSDARGLFVLPGLEKLADAPQLKFGEIRQVGPDVCLHLTPA, translated from the coding sequence ATGGCGCGAGCGATGAAGCTGGCGCAGCGCGGACGATTCACCACTCATCCCAACCCCAATGTCGGCTGCGTGATTGTTAAAGACGGCGAGATTGTCGGCGAAGGTTTTCATTATCGCGCCGGTGAGCCGCACGCCGAAGTCCATGCCTTGCGCATGGCGGGCGAGAAAGCGCGTGGTGCAACGGCCTATGTAACGCTGGAGCCATGCAGCCATCACGGGCGCACGCCGCCGTGCTGCGAAGCACTTATTGCAGCGGGTATTGCGCGCGTCGTCACCTCCATGCAGGACCCGAATCCGCAGGTAGCAGGGCGCGGATTATATCGCCTGCAACAAGAGGGCATCGATGTCAGCCACGGGTTGATGATGAACGATGCCGAGGCGTTGAATAAAGGTTTTCTCAAGCGGATGCGTACCGGCTTTCCGTACATTCAGCTAAAACTCGGCGCATCCGTTGACGGGCGTACGGCGATGGCCAGCGGTGAAAGTCAGTGGGTAACCTCTCCACAGTCAAGGCGCGATGTGCAACGTCTGCGCGCGCAAAGCCATGCTATTCTCACCAGCAGTGAAACGGTGCTGGCGGACGATCCGGCCATGACCGTGCGTTGGGAAGAACTCAATGCTGATACGCAAGCGCTCTATCCGCAGGAGAATCTGCGCCAGCCGCTGCGCATTGTGCTGGATCGTCAGAATCGTGTGACGCCCGCGCACCGCATCGTGCAGCAGCCTGGAGAAACCTGGATTGCGCGCACGCAGGAAGACAGCCGCGAATGGCCGGACGCGGTACGCCATTTTATGGTGCCGGAACATAACGGCCACATCGATTTAGTGGTGATGATGATGCTGCTGGGCAAACAGCAGGTGAATAGCATCTGGGTCGAAGCTGGCCCGACGCTTGCGGGGGCATTATTGCAGGCCGGTCTGGTGGATGAACTGATTGTGTACGTTGCACCTAAACTGTTGGGTAGTGATGCGCGCGGCTTGTTTGTGCTGCCCGGCCTTGAAAAACTGGCCGATGCACCTCAACTCAAATTTGGTGAAATTCGGCAGGTTGGCCCGGACGTGTGCCTGCATTTAACCCCTGCGTGA
- a CDS encoding 6,7-dimethyl-8-ribityllumazine synthase, with product MNIIEAAVATPDARVAITIARFNNFINDSLLDGAIDALKRIGQVKDDNITVVWVPGAYELPLAAGALAKTGKYDAVIALGTVIRGGTAHFEYVAGGASNGLAHVAQDSEIPVAFGVLTTESIEQAIERAGTKAGNKGAEAALTALEMINVLKAIKA from the coding sequence ATGAACATTATTGAAGCTGCTGTTGCTACCCCGGACGCTCGCGTCGCCATCACTATTGCGCGTTTCAACAACTTCATTAACGACAGCCTGCTGGATGGTGCGATTGACGCCCTGAAACGTATTGGCCAGGTCAAAGATGACAATATTACCGTTGTTTGGGTTCCAGGTGCCTACGAACTGCCGTTGGCAGCGGGTGCTTTGGCGAAAACCGGTAAATATGACGCGGTGATTGCGCTGGGTACGGTAATTCGTGGCGGCACTGCTCACTTCGAATACGTTGCGGGTGGTGCAAGCAATGGTCTGGCGCACGTGGCACAGGATTCTGAAATCCCTGTCGCATTCGGCGTGCTGACTACCGAAAGTATTGAACAAGCCATCGAACGCGCTGGCACCAAAGCCGGTAACAAAGGTGCAGAAGCTGCACTGACCGCGCTGGAAATGATCAACGTATTGAAAGCCATTAAGGCCTGA
- a CDS encoding Transcription termination protein NusB — protein sequence MKPAARRRARECAVQALYSWQLSQNDISDVEYQFLAEQDVKDVDVLYFRELLSGVATNSAYLDGLMKPYLSRLLEELGQVEKAVLRIALFELSKRQDVPYKVAINEAIELAKTFGAEDSHKFVNGVLDKAAPAIRPHKK from the coding sequence GTGAAACCTGCTGCTCGTCGCCGCGCCCGTGAGTGTGCCGTCCAGGCGCTTTACTCCTGGCAGTTGTCCCAGAACGACATCTCTGATGTTGAATACCAGTTCCTGGCGGAACAAGACGTCAAAGACGTTGACGTCCTGTACTTCCGTGAACTGCTGTCGGGAGTGGCGACTAATAGCGCGTATCTCGACGGTCTGATGAAGCCGTACCTGTCCCGTCTGCTCGAAGAGTTGGGTCAGGTTGAGAAAGCAGTGCTGCGCATCGCGCTGTTTGAGCTGTCTAAACGTCAGGATGTGCCATATAAAGTGGCCATCAACGAAGCTATCGAACTGGCGAAAACCTTCGGTGCTGAAGACAGCCACAAATTTGTGAATGGCGTGCTGGATAAAGCCGCACCTGCGATCCGTCCCCACAAAAAGTGA
- a CDS encoding Thiamine-monophosphate kinase, which produces MACGEFSLIARYFDRVRTSRLDVETGIGDDCALLNIPEKQTLAISTDTLVCGRHFLADIDPADLAYKALAVNVSDLAAMGADPAWLTLALTLPNVDEAWLEAFSDALFEQLNYYDMQLIGGDTTAGPLSMTLAIHGYVPIGRALKRSGAKPGDWIYVTGTPGDSAAGLAILQDRLTVNDADDAAYLVKRHLRPTPRILHGQALRERASSAIDLSDGLISDLGHILKASGVGARVDLDAFPLSEQIRKHVEPEQALRWALSGGEDYELCFTVPELNRGTLDVALGNLGAAFTCIGQILPESEGMQFVQNGTPVALDWKGYDHFA; this is translated from the coding sequence ATGGCATGCGGCGAATTCTCCCTGATTGCCCGTTATTTTGACCGTGTTCGTACCTCCCGTCTTGATGTTGAAACGGGCATTGGCGACGACTGCGCACTTCTTAATATTCCCGAAAAACAGACCCTGGCGATCAGTACCGACACTTTAGTGTGCGGACGTCATTTCCTCGCGGATATCGATCCTGCCGATCTGGCGTACAAAGCGCTGGCGGTCAACGTGAGCGATCTGGCGGCGATGGGTGCCGATCCGGCATGGCTGACGCTGGCCCTGACGTTGCCGAACGTCGATGAAGCCTGGCTTGAAGCCTTCAGCGACGCGCTGTTTGAACAACTCAACTATTACGATATGCAGCTGATTGGCGGTGATACTACGGCTGGTCCGCTGTCGATGACGCTGGCGATCCACGGCTATGTGCCGATAGGTCGCGCATTGAAACGCTCGGGCGCGAAGCCGGGCGACTGGATTTATGTCACCGGTACGCCGGGCGACAGCGCCGCGGGGCTGGCGATTTTGCAGGACCGCCTTACTGTTAACGACGCAGACGATGCGGCGTATCTGGTGAAGCGCCATTTGCGCCCGACGCCGCGGATTTTGCACGGTCAGGCGCTGCGTGAACGCGCCAGTTCGGCGATCGATTTGTCCGATGGTTTGATTTCCGATCTCGGCCATATTCTGAAAGCCAGCGGCGTGGGTGCGCGTGTCGATCTTGATGCTTTCCCGCTCTCGGAGCAAATCCGTAAACACGTCGAACCTGAGCAGGCGCTGCGATGGGCGCTATCAGGCGGCGAAGATTACGAGCTGTGCTTTACGGTTCCAGAGCTAAATCGCGGTACGCTGGATGTGGCGCTGGGCAATCTCGGCGCGGCGTTTACCTGTATCGGACAAATTCTGCCGGAGAGTGAAGGGATGCAGTTTGTGCAAAACGGCACGCCTGTGGCGCTCGACTGGAAAGGTTACGATCACTTCGCGTGA
- a CDS encoding 1-deoxy-D-xylulose 5-phosphate synthase — translation MSFDIAKYPTLALVDSTQELRLLPKDSLPKLSDELRRYLLDSVSRSSGHFASGLGTVELTVALHYVYNTPFDQLIWDVGHQAYPHKILTGRRDKIGTIRQKGGLHPFPWRGESEFDVLSVGHSSTSISAGIGIAVAAEKENKQRRTVCVIGDGAITAGMAFEAMNHAGDIKPDMLVILNDNEMSISENVGALNNHLAQLLSGKLYSSLREGGKKVFSGVPPIKELLKRTEEHIKGMVVPGTLFEELGFNYIGPVDGHDVLGLVTTLKNMRDLKGPQFLHIMTKKGRGYEPAEKDPITFHAVPKFDPTSGCLPKSSGGMPSYSKIFGDWLCETAAKDNKLMAVTPAMREGSGMVEFSKKYPDQYFDVAIAEQHAVTFAAGLAIGGYKPIVAIYSTFLQRAYDQVIHDVAIQKLPVLFAIDRAGIVGADGQTHQGAFDLSFLRCIPDMVVMTPSDENECRQMLFTGYHYQDGPSAVRYPRGNAVGVELEPLAKLPIGKGLVKRRGEKLAILNFGTLMPEAAKVAESLNATLVDMRFVKPLDEALILEMAASHDSLVTLEENAIMGGAGSGVNEVLMAHRKVVPVLNLGLPDHFIPQGTQDEARAAIGLDAAGIEAKILSWLA, via the coding sequence ATGAGTTTTGATATTGCCAAATACCCGACACTGGCGTTGGTTGACTCCACCCAGGAGTTACGTCTGTTGCCGAAAGATAGCCTGCCGAAGCTGAGCGACGAATTACGTCGTTATCTCCTCGACAGCGTGAGCCGTTCCAGCGGACATTTCGCCTCCGGGCTTGGCACGGTGGAGCTGACCGTTGCGCTGCACTACGTCTATAACACGCCGTTTGACCAGTTGATCTGGGATGTCGGCCATCAGGCTTATCCACACAAAATTCTCACCGGTCGTCGCGATAAGATTGGCACAATTCGTCAGAAAGGCGGTCTGCACCCGTTCCCGTGGCGCGGTGAGAGCGAGTTCGACGTGTTAAGCGTTGGCCACTCTTCAACGTCGATCTCTGCGGGTATCGGTATTGCCGTCGCGGCAGAAAAAGAGAACAAACAGCGTCGCACCGTCTGCGTGATTGGCGATGGCGCGATCACGGCGGGTATGGCGTTTGAGGCGATGAACCACGCGGGCGATATCAAGCCCGATATGCTGGTTATCCTCAACGACAACGAAATGTCGATCTCGGAAAACGTCGGCGCGCTCAATAACCACCTGGCGCAACTGCTCTCCGGGAAGCTCTATTCCAGCCTGCGCGAAGGCGGCAAAAAAGTATTCTCTGGCGTTCCGCCAATCAAAGAACTGCTGAAACGCACCGAAGAACATATCAAAGGCATGGTGGTGCCTGGCACCCTGTTTGAAGAGCTGGGCTTTAACTATATCGGTCCGGTCGATGGACACGACGTGCTGGGCCTGGTCACCACGCTCAAAAACATGCGCGACCTGAAAGGCCCGCAGTTCCTGCACATCATGACCAAGAAAGGGCGTGGCTACGAGCCCGCGGAAAAAGATCCGATTACCTTCCACGCCGTTCCGAAATTCGATCCGACCAGCGGCTGTCTGCCAAAAAGCAGCGGCGGGATGCCGAGCTATTCGAAAATCTTCGGCGACTGGCTGTGCGAAACAGCGGCCAAAGACAATAAGCTGATGGCCGTGACTCCCGCCATGCGCGAAGGCTCCGGCATGGTTGAGTTCTCCAAAAAATACCCTGATCAGTATTTTGACGTGGCTATTGCTGAACAACACGCAGTCACTTTCGCCGCCGGTCTGGCGATTGGTGGTTATAAGCCGATTGTGGCGATCTACTCCACCTTCCTGCAGCGCGCCTACGATCAGGTGATTCACGACGTCGCGATCCAGAAGCTGCCGGTGCTCTTTGCTATCGACCGCGCTGGCATCGTCGGCGCAGACGGACAAACGCACCAGGGCGCATTTGACCTCTCCTTCCTGCGCTGCATCCCGGACATGGTGGTGATGACGCCGAGCGACGAGAACGAATGCCGCCAAATGCTGTTTACCGGCTATCACTACCAGGATGGTCCGAGCGCGGTGCGCTATCCGCGTGGCAATGCGGTTGGCGTTGAGCTGGAACCGCTGGCGAAACTGCCGATCGGCAAAGGCCTGGTGAAGCGTCGCGGTGAAAAACTGGCGATCCTCAACTTCGGCACACTGATGCCAGAAGCGGCTAAAGTCGCAGAATCCCTCAATGCGACGCTGGTGGACATGCGTTTTGTGAAACCACTGGATGAGGCGTTAATTCTGGAGATGGCGGCGAGCCATGATTCGCTGGTAACGCTGGAAGAGAATGCCATTATGGGCGGCGCGGGCAGCGGCGTGAACGAAGTGCTGATGGCCCATCGCAAGGTGGTTCCGGTGCTGAATCTCGGTCTGCCAGACCACTTTATTCCACAAGGCACTCAGGACGAAGCCCGCGCGGCGATTGGCCTGGATGCCGCCGGTATCGAAGCCAAAATCCTCAGCTGGCTGGCGTAA
- a CDS encoding (2E,6E)-farnesyl diphosphate synthase gives MRRFIEPQPFQNTPLVEAMHYGALLGGKRLRPFLVYATGNMFGISDNTLDAPAAAVECIHAYSLIHDDLPAMDDDDLRRGQPTCHIKFGEANAILAGDALQTLAFSILSDAPMAEVSDRDRLAMVSELAMASGIAGMCGGQALDLEAEGRQVNLEQLERIHRHKTGALIRAAVRLGALSAGEQGRKALPVLDRYAESIGLAFQVQDDILDVVGDTATLGKRQGADQQLGKSTYPALLGLEQAQRKARDLIDDARQSLNQLAAQSLDPSALEALADYIIQRDK, from the coding sequence TTGCGTCGTTTTATCGAACCACAGCCTTTTCAGAACACTCCACTGGTTGAAGCCATGCACTATGGCGCACTCTTAGGTGGAAAACGCCTGCGCCCGTTCCTGGTGTACGCCACGGGTAATATGTTTGGCATCAGCGATAACACGCTCGATGCGCCAGCGGCCGCCGTTGAATGCATCCACGCCTATTCGCTGATCCACGATGATTTACCGGCAATGGACGACGACGATTTACGTCGCGGCCAGCCAACCTGCCACATTAAATTCGGCGAAGCCAATGCCATTCTGGCGGGTGATGCGTTGCAGACCCTGGCGTTCTCGATTCTGAGCGATGCGCCGATGGCAGAAGTGTCCGACCGCGATCGTCTGGCGATGGTCTCCGAACTGGCGATGGCCAGCGGGATCGCCGGAATGTGCGGCGGCCAGGCGTTAGATCTGGAGGCGGAAGGTCGTCAGGTTAATCTGGAACAGCTGGAACGCATTCACCGTCATAAAACCGGGGCGTTGATACGCGCAGCCGTTCGCCTGGGCGCACTGAGCGCGGGTGAACAAGGGCGTAAAGCGCTGCCCGTTCTGGACAGATACGCTGAAAGTATCGGCCTGGCTTTCCAGGTTCAGGATGACATTCTGGATGTGGTGGGCGATACTGCAACATTGGGAAAACGTCAGGGCGCAGACCAGCAACTTGGCAAAAGTACCTACCCCGCCCTGCTGGGACTTGAGCAAGCCCAACGTAAAGCCCGGGACCTGATCGATGATGCCCGCCAGTCGCTGAATCAGCTGGCAGCACAATCACTGGATCCCTCGGCACTGGAAGCGCTAGCGGACTATATAATCCAGCGTGATAAATAA
- a CDS encoding Exodeoxyribonuclease VII small subunit gives MPKKNDAPASFETALSELEQIVTRLESGDLPLEDALNEFERGVQLARQGQVKLQQAEQRVQILLSDSEDVATTPFTPDAE, from the coding sequence ATGCCGAAGAAAAATGACGCACCAGCCAGCTTCGAAACTGCGCTGAGTGAACTGGAGCAAATTGTCACCCGTCTGGAAAGTGGCGATTTGCCACTGGAAGACGCGCTCAATGAATTTGAACGCGGCGTGCAGCTTGCGCGCCAGGGGCAGGTCAAATTGCAGCAGGCGGAACAACGCGTGCAGATCCTGCTTTCCGATAGCGAAGATGTCGCCACAACCCCTTTTACACCGGACGCTGAGTAA